From Alosa sapidissima isolate fAloSap1 chromosome 2, fAloSap1.pri, whole genome shotgun sequence, one genomic window encodes:
- the LOC121695626 gene encoding ubiquitin thioesterase otulin-like, protein MKHYLSLLRKWWHAAAASPGLEGRRRVCEQLFQGGEDEFGVMEALKLLMLACAVELHAAMERGKDVPIFCWLLFSRYTSSCPRTFLANHLSQVGFSGGMEQVEMCLLGYTLHHTIKVYRLYMANMADFIITHYPDDHIQDWPSVCLVTEDGRHYNVAVGEPACPQEDLSRGPH, encoded by the exons ATGAAACACTATCTGAGCCTTCTCCGGAAATGG TGGCACGCGGCGGCAGCCTCTCCTGGGCTCGAGGGTCgcagacgtgtgtgtgagcagctcttCCAAGGCGGAGAAGACGAGTTTGGTGTCATGGAGGCACTCAAGCTCCTGATGCTAGCCTGTGCCGTGGAATTGCACGCCGCCATGGAGAGGGGCAAAGACGTGCCAATCTTCTGCTGGCTGCTATTCTCCCGCTACACCTCCTCGTGCCCGCGCACGTTCCTGGCCAACCACCTGAGCCAGGTTGGCTTCAGTGGAGGCATGGAGCAG GTGGAGATGTGTCTCCTGGGTtacacactgcaccacaccatCAAGGTTTACCGCCTTTACATGGCCAACATGGCGGACTTCATTATCACTCATTACCCGGATGATCACATTCAGGACTGGCCCTCTGTCTGCCTGGTAACCGAGGATGGCCGACATTATAACGTGGCAGTTGGCGAACCCGCCTGTCCTCAGGAGGACCTTTCCAGAGGACCTCACTGA